Proteins found in one Triticum aestivum cultivar Chinese Spring chromosome 4D, IWGSC CS RefSeq v2.1, whole genome shotgun sequence genomic segment:
- the LOC123096110 gene encoding dolichol-phosphate mannose synthase subunit 2, which translates to MEMGDKAVGLVLTMTSLSIFTYYTFWVIILPFVDDDHFVHQYFLPQEYAIFIPVFAGVVLLSFLSIFIGLVMLKSKKKKAA; encoded by the exons ATGGAAATGGGAGACAAGGCGGTCGGCCTTGTGTTGACCATGACGAGTTTATCCATCTTTACCTACTACACTTTCTGGGTCATAATCTTG CCATTTGTTGACGATGACCATTTTGTCCACCAATACTTTCTACCTCAAGAATACGCCATCTTCATCCCTGTGTTTGCCGGTGTGGTGCTACTTTCGTTCTTAAGTATATTCATCGGtcttgtgatgctgaaatcgaagaAAAAGAAGGCTGCTTGA